The Acidobacteriota bacterium genome contains a region encoding:
- a CDS encoding DarT ssDNA thymidine ADP-ribosyltransferase family protein: MSLQEIIRQRGIESALHFTTNRGLVGTLAVKALLSRCRLQSENLLEHVLHVNAARRPEAAADFDKSANWLDYVNLSISEINTRFLGVSKRWHNNADVWWCILEFGSTIMTHDDVLFATTNNSYQLCKRGVGAHGLQALFAPVVHRKERWSVMRLGRPTHLPTCEQAEVLYPNSLDTKYLKCIYVEENDHHDVVGGWLQEFGLDDVDVIVSSAKFKGRPN, encoded by the coding sequence TTGAGCTTACAAGAAATTATCCGTCAGCGAGGGATTGAGAGCGCGTTGCACTTTACAACCAATCGAGGGTTGGTAGGTACGCTTGCTGTCAAAGCACTATTGTCACGTTGCAGGCTTCAAAGTGAAAATTTATTGGAGCATGTCTTGCATGTTAATGCTGCAAGGCGTCCGGAAGCCGCAGCCGATTTTGACAAAAGCGCGAATTGGCTAGATTATGTAAATCTGTCTATTTCTGAGATCAATACGCGGTTTCTAGGGGTATCCAAACGCTGGCACAATAATGCCGATGTATGGTGGTGCATTCTAGAGTTTGGCTCCACCATTATGACTCATGACGACGTGCTCTTCGCAACGACCAACAATTCCTACCAGCTGTGTAAGCGTGGTGTTGGAGCGCACGGATTACAAGCACTTTTTGCACCAGTCGTACATCGCAAAGAACGGTGGTCTGTGATGCGCCTAGGTAGACCAACCCATTTGCCAACCTGCGAACAGGCTGAAGTTCTTTATCCTAATTCACTGGATACGAAGTATCTCAAGTGTATTTATGTAGAGGAAAACGATCATCACGACGTGGTAGGTGGGTGGCTCCAAGAGTTTGGCTTGGACGACGTCGATGTGATTGTGTCAAGTGCAAAATTCAAAGGACGCCCAAATTGA
- a CDS encoding ADP-ribosylglycohydrolase family protein: MNLENQSSTWESTPHVARERAVVQSALWAATGDALGWITELSHGLRGVVRRTGVSRITKPVAWKRIIGGRGGPRVNLLAGTYSDDTQIRLAVARSIRGDGSFDVEAFAKVELTVWPTYALGAGLGTKTAAVSLSRRSVNWYSNFYNRGGKKYTDSGGNGAAMRIQPHVWSSSSGGDSLIVDVLRDAIVTHGHPHGFCGAIFHALCLEDAFRKRELPRPEEWAVYIDRFLDLPRLVAEEPQLAAFWKPAWETSAGVSLSRAVTKIRDDGLRDLEFVTELKDSSPVEGYKQIVRQLGCLKPQFRGSGLKTALAAIVLAYLFRNFEVEDALQTAVNELESDTDTIATMGGALLGVISRREPDWPLQDHSYIVSEAKRLAAISRGQHQDSFTYPDLGNWDPPARQNSSIGWFNGKLAIAGLGPLTSVGTEYASRDAVWQWFELPFGQTILAKRKSNLQDRIVFSQLPDPRQRAETKRDVTTTRSGNEPRQKGLAFQDRRSEKQAGKLGRDSPSQRSNQIHRGTVDSWTDDVISSGFDDYTLGKSLNYCIDQTRSVDSAIGFAAIIAKAKLARQRKRR, encoded by the coding sequence TTGAATCTCGAAAACCAATCTTCAACATGGGAATCAACACCGCATGTTGCGCGGGAACGGGCTGTTGTCCAATCTGCACTTTGGGCGGCAACTGGCGATGCATTAGGTTGGATCACCGAGTTGTCGCACGGGCTCAGGGGTGTAGTTCGACGAACAGGGGTTAGTAGAATAACTAAACCTGTAGCGTGGAAACGCATCATCGGTGGTCGAGGTGGCCCAAGGGTGAATCTGTTGGCTGGAACATATTCCGACGACACTCAAATAAGGCTTGCCGTCGCAAGGTCGATTCGCGGAGACGGATCATTCGATGTAGAGGCATTTGCGAAGGTAGAATTGACGGTGTGGCCAACATACGCTCTGGGTGCCGGCCTGGGAACCAAAACTGCAGCAGTTAGCTTGTCACGACGTAGCGTGAATTGGTATTCCAATTTCTACAATCGCGGCGGAAAGAAGTATACAGATAGTGGTGGTAACGGGGCTGCCATGAGAATTCAGCCACATGTTTGGTCCTCGTCGAGCGGCGGTGATTCCTTGATTGTGGACGTCCTAAGGGATGCTATTGTCACTCACGGCCATCCGCATGGATTCTGTGGAGCTATTTTTCATGCTCTCTGCTTGGAAGATGCATTTAGGAAACGTGAATTGCCGAGACCCGAAGAATGGGCAGTTTACATTGATCGGTTCTTGGACCTGCCTCGCCTGGTTGCAGAAGAACCTCAGCTAGCCGCTTTTTGGAAGCCGGCGTGGGAAACTAGTGCAGGGGTGTCATTAAGTCGTGCAGTTACAAAGATCAGGGATGATGGTCTACGGGATCTTGAGTTTGTCACAGAGTTGAAAGACTCTTCACCCGTAGAAGGCTACAAGCAGATAGTTAGGCAATTGGGATGCTTGAAGCCACAGTTCCGGGGATCTGGATTGAAAACCGCACTCGCAGCAATTGTACTCGCGTATCTTTTTCGTAATTTTGAAGTAGAAGACGCTTTACAAACTGCGGTTAATGAACTTGAGAGTGATACCGACACTATTGCCACTATGGGAGGCGCACTACTGGGCGTGATTTCGAGGCGGGAGCCCGATTGGCCCTTGCAGGACCATAGTTATATTGTCAGTGAGGCAAAGAGGCTAGCTGCCATTTCTCGCGGCCAACATCAAGACAGTTTCACATACCCTGATCTTGGAAACTGGGATCCACCTGCTAGGCAGAATTCTTCAATAGGATGGTTTAACGGTAAGCTCGCGATTGCCGGGCTAGGACCCCTAACCTCAGTAGGTACGGAATACGCTTCACGTGATGCCGTTTGGCAGTGGTTTGAATTGCCTTTTGGCCAGACGATTCTGGCCAAGCGCAAGTCAAACCTACAGGATAGAATTGTGTTTTCTCAACTTCCAGATCCTAGGCAGCGGGCGGAAACAAAAAGAGATGTGACAACTACACGTAGTGGCAATGAACCGCGACAGAAAGGATTGGCATTTCAGGATCGTCGTTCAGAAAAGCAAGCTGGGAAGTTAGGTAGAGATTCGCCTTCTCAGCGGTCCAATCAAATTCACCGGGGTACGGTTGATTCATGGACGGATGATGTGATTTCATCTGGTTTTGATGACTATACTCTTGGAAAGTCCCTGAACTACTGCATAGATCAAACACGGTCTGTCGACAGTGCAATTGGTTTCGCTGCAATAATCGCCAAGGCAAAACTCGCACGCCAACGTAAACGTCGATAA
- a CDS encoding UvrD-helicase domain-containing protein: protein MQFRIANTFIDSLAKLTGNEQKAAKTTAFDLQLNPARPGLRFHKLDKSQDPNFWSVRVSRDVRMIVHRDQNSLMLCYVDHHDSAYKWAERRKLETHPKTGAAQLIELRKTIQEITVPSCAATDQEVSPKPPLFSGISENDLLSYGVPAEWLDDVRNANEDNFLELTDHLPSEAGEALLELAVGVTPQIVQPEVSAAVPFEISESRKVAESTAQYGVAADPFDHPDAQRRFRLMSNMEELERALDYPWDKWAVFLHPAQRQIVETDYGGPFRVAGAAGTGKTIVAIHRAVFLTRANPHARVLLTTISDTLADVLRTKLRRLIYNEPRLAERLEVDAIDRVGERLFRAQLGRPRIANREMVRDLLTRTAGEAETPHQFSSRFLLSEWDNVVDAWQLDHWEAYRDAKRLGRKTRLPVEQRMTLWSLFARVKAELRDRGLRTQAELFSLLVATLKDRRNPPFDFVIVDEAQDVSVAQLRFLAALGAHRPNGLFFAGDLGQRIFQTPFSWKALGVDVRGRSQTLKLNYRTSHQIRMQADRLLGPELADVDGNVEDRRGTVSAFSGERPAIHLFETEQEEGAAVAAWLRERRDSGVGTQEMAIFVRSGKELDRARRAVRDAGFSFQVLDEGVETNNDCVSISTMHLAKGLEFRAVAVMACDDEVIPLQERIETVADDADLEDVYSTERHLLYVACTRARDYLMISGVAPASEFLDDLQM, encoded by the coding sequence GTGCAATTCCGAATCGCCAACACCTTCATCGACAGCCTCGCCAAGCTCACTGGCAACGAGCAGAAGGCGGCAAAGACCACTGCCTTCGATCTTCAATTGAATCCGGCTCGGCCCGGATTGCGATTCCACAAGCTGGATAAATCCCAAGATCCCAATTTCTGGTCCGTCCGCGTCAGCCGCGATGTCCGAATGATTGTGCACCGAGACCAGAACAGCCTGATGCTCTGTTACGTGGATCACCACGACAGCGCCTATAAATGGGCTGAGCGGCGCAAACTGGAAACCCACCCCAAAACGGGCGCGGCCCAACTGATTGAATTGCGAAAAACGATTCAAGAAATCACCGTGCCCAGTTGTGCGGCAACGGATCAGGAAGTGTCACCCAAGCCACCCCTCTTTTCAGGCATCTCCGAGAACGATCTGCTGAGCTACGGCGTCCCGGCTGAATGGTTGGACGATGTACGCAACGCCAATGAGGACAATTTTCTGGAACTGACCGATCATCTGCCGAGCGAGGCAGGGGAGGCACTGCTCGAGTTGGCTGTAGGTGTAACGCCGCAAATCGTTCAGCCGGAAGTTTCGGCCGCCGTTCCCTTTGAAATATCCGAGTCCCGGAAAGTAGCAGAATCCACAGCGCAATACGGGGTAGCCGCCGATCCATTCGATCATCCTGACGCACAGCGCCGCTTCCGGTTGATGAGCAATATGGAAGAACTGGAGCGCGCCCTCGACTATCCCTGGGACAAGTGGGCAGTCTTTCTTCATCCCGCGCAACGGCAAATCGTGGAGACCGACTACGGCGGCCCGTTTCGCGTGGCCGGTGCCGCCGGCACAGGAAAGACCATCGTGGCAATCCACCGGGCCGTGTTTCTCACGCGCGCCAACCCGCACGCCAGGGTTCTGCTAACCACGATTTCAGACACTTTGGCTGATGTTCTGCGGACGAAACTCCGGCGGTTGATTTACAACGAGCCTCGGCTTGCAGAACGTCTGGAAGTCGACGCCATCGACAGGGTTGGCGAGCGGCTCTTTCGTGCTCAGCTCGGCCGCCCAAGGATCGCCAACCGCGAAATGGTTCGGGACCTACTTACGAGAACTGCCGGAGAAGCAGAGACACCGCACCAATTCAGCTCTCGATTCCTGTTGAGCGAGTGGGACAACGTCGTTGACGCCTGGCAGTTGGATCATTGGGAAGCCTACCGAGACGCAAAGCGGCTTGGCCGCAAGACACGCTTGCCTGTAGAACAGCGCATGACGCTCTGGTCCCTCTTTGCACGGGTCAAGGCTGAACTTCGGGACCGTGGTCTGCGCACCCAGGCCGAACTGTTCAGCTTGCTGGTGGCGACTCTCAAGGATCGACGGAACCCACCGTTCGACTTCGTGATCGTGGACGAGGCACAGGACGTCAGCGTTGCCCAACTGCGTTTTCTGGCGGCATTGGGTGCCCACAGGCCAAACGGCCTCTTTTTTGCAGGCGACTTAGGGCAGCGGATCTTTCAAACGCCGTTTTCCTGGAAAGCGCTGGGGGTCGATGTTCGGGGAAGATCTCAGACTCTCAAACTCAACTATCGAACCTCCCATCAGATCCGGATGCAGGCAGATCGATTGCTCGGTCCCGAACTTGCCGATGTCGATGGCAACGTAGAGGATCGGCGCGGGACGGTCTCAGCCTTCAGTGGCGAACGCCCGGCAATTCATCTGTTCGAGACCGAGCAAGAAGAAGGTGCGGCTGTTGCCGCATGGTTGCGGGAACGCCGAGACAGCGGTGTGGGGACTCAGGAAATGGCAATATTCGTGCGCTCGGGGAAGGAACTTGACCGAGCGCGCCGGGCGGTCCGCGACGCCGGGTTCTCGTTCCAGGTCCTGGATGAAGGCGTGGAGACGAACAACGACTGCGTATCAATCAGCACCATGCACCTAGCTAAAGGATTGGAGTTCCGCGCTGTTGCGGTCATGGCTTGTGACGACGAGGTGATTCCACTACAGGAACGGATCGAAACCGTCGCGGATGACGCGGACCTCGAGGATGTCTACAGCACAGAGAGACACTTGCTTTATGTCGCCTGCACCCGTGCTCGGGACTATTTGATGATATCGGGAGTCGCCCCCGCGTCCGAGTTTCTGGATGACTTGCAGATGTGA